One stretch of Nicotiana tabacum cultivar K326 chromosome 18, ASM71507v2, whole genome shotgun sequence DNA includes these proteins:
- the LOC142172553 gene encoding putative mitochondrial protein AtMg00860, which yields MVFERLRRYQLRMNPLKCAFGVTSGKFLGFIVRHRGIEIDQAKVDAILKMPEPKNIHELKSLQGKLAYLRRFISNLAGKCQPFSRLMKKGIPFEWDQACSNAFQSIKSYLMKPPVLAAPIPGKPLIL from the coding sequence ATGGTGTTCGAACGACTCCGGAGATATCAACTCAGAATGAACCcgttgaaatgtgcctttggagttacttctggaaaatTCCTTGGCTTCATTGTTCGACATCGAGGGATTGAGATAGATCAAGCCAAAGTTGACGCCATCTTGAAGATGCCCGAGCCTAAAAATATACATGAACTGAAAAGTCTACAAGGAAAATTGGCGTACCTTAGAAGATTCATCTCAAATCTAGCAGGGAAGTGCCAACCTTTTAGCCGGCTCATGAAAAAGGGTATACCTTTTGAATGGGACCAAGCTTGTAGCAATGCATTCCAAAGCATCAAATCCTACTTGATGAAACCTCCAGTTCTGGCAGCCCCTATACCAGGAAAGCCATTGATTCTATAG